Proteins encoded in a region of the Rhodopirellula halodulae genome:
- a CDS encoding A24 family peptidase produces MFSTTAPTSDDGAPTSHSQDPRTTEPPSNLPWQVDSLWAEYLRMLLVSLAGCSLVATLVRISGDSRVIWLAAGYASVLAYLFAATGPLVLRGTLLSLGVVLSVTAYQQSQGGLPNSPREFFCNASVLLAITAFLVMHECLRSVTGVSRRISPRQIALLVTAVLLVGYMIVLPTLESIWASTQAKPTNYTLEEPTMMEHLRIRSAKAAVFGVFAAFGACFGSFLNVVADSAPRGRSVAFRDSACPRCGNKIRRIDNIPLVSYLNLGGKCRDCQSTIPIRYFLVELATTGIFGSLFLYELVTGAANVPSFLHYSHTGILWMILYTKWPVMELYLFHCMVFCFVLLVALVETDRLRCPAWLTTGMFVSTIAVALAAPHSVPVTLFEQIPVGAPELPAIVTRLLTVLAGASAGWALSLLAPFAKLRTHQASTSVALAAMLLGIALGWQATLTIGVIWLTLAFAARTVGGRRLRPRWLTPSMLMLSAAMLHHPAWKWLANLW; encoded by the coding sequence ATGTTTTCCACGACTGCCCCAACCAGTGACGACGGTGCCCCCACGTCGCACTCGCAGGATCCCCGAACCACAGAGCCCCCCAGCAACTTACCGTGGCAGGTGGACTCGTTGTGGGCGGAGTACCTTCGCATGCTGTTGGTCAGCTTGGCCGGTTGCTCGCTGGTGGCAACGCTGGTTCGAATTTCCGGCGATTCGCGGGTGATCTGGTTGGCGGCGGGATACGCCAGCGTCCTTGCCTACCTCTTCGCCGCAACTGGCCCATTGGTGCTTCGCGGAACCCTGCTCAGCCTCGGCGTGGTGCTTTCGGTCACCGCGTACCAGCAATCTCAGGGTGGCCTCCCCAACTCACCTCGTGAGTTCTTTTGCAATGCGAGTGTGCTGCTGGCCATCACGGCGTTTCTGGTGATGCATGAATGCCTTCGTTCGGTGACCGGCGTTTCCCGTCGGATCTCGCCGCGACAAATCGCATTGTTGGTGACGGCGGTTCTCCTGGTGGGCTACATGATTGTGTTGCCAACACTGGAATCCATCTGGGCCAGCACCCAGGCGAAACCCACCAACTACACACTCGAAGAACCGACGATGATGGAGCACCTGCGCATACGCAGTGCCAAGGCCGCGGTCTTCGGTGTCTTCGCGGCATTTGGAGCTTGCTTCGGCAGCTTTCTGAACGTGGTGGCGGACAGTGCCCCCAGAGGTCGTTCCGTCGCTTTTCGCGATTCGGCCTGTCCGCGATGTGGAAACAAGATTCGGCGAATCGACAACATCCCTCTGGTCAGCTATCTGAACTTGGGCGGCAAATGCCGCGATTGCCAATCCACCATTCCAATTCGCTATTTCTTGGTGGAACTCGCAACCACCGGGATCTTCGGATCGCTGTTTTTGTACGAACTGGTGACGGGCGCCGCCAACGTTCCCAGTTTTCTGCACTACAGCCACACCGGAATCTTGTGGATGATCCTTTACACCAAATGGCCGGTGATGGAGCTGTACCTGTTCCACTGCATGGTGTTTTGTTTTGTGCTGCTGGTCGCCTTGGTGGAAACCGACCGGCTTCGTTGTCCGGCGTGGCTAACCACCGGTATGTTCGTTTCAACGATTGCGGTGGCTCTGGCGGCACCTCATTCGGTGCCGGTGACACTGTTTGAGCAGATTCCGGTTGGCGCACCTGAACTTCCGGCCATTGTCACACGCTTGCTAACGGTGCTCGCGGGTGCCTCCGCCGGTTGGGCCCTGTCGTTGCTTGCACCTTTTGCAAAACTCCGAACCCATCAGGCGAGCACCTCAGTCGCGCTCGCCGCCATGCTGCTTGGGATCGCTCTTGGATGGCAAGCCACGCTCACGATCGGTGTGATCTGGCTCACATTGGCATTCGCGGCACGTACAGTCGGCGGCCGACGTTTGCGACCGCGGTGGCTGACACCGTCGATGCTCATGCTGTCTGCAGCGATGCTGCATCACCCCGCCTGGAAATGGCTGGCCAACCTATGGTGA
- a CDS encoding Fur family transcriptional regulator, whose amino-acid sequence MTEDESLELVKQAIRGAGLRATPARIATLQLLRRSKSPLTHALVADDLSSLGVDKATVFRNLNDMVDAGLLRRTEVGDHVWRFETIDPDAEHGGGHPHFLCIDCGTVSCLDDVKLTAGSRRASEQFGEVTEILLRGHCNDCRE is encoded by the coding sequence ATGACTGAGGACGAATCGCTTGAATTGGTCAAGCAAGCGATTCGCGGCGCGGGGCTTCGAGCCACGCCGGCGCGAATAGCCACTTTGCAATTGCTCCGCCGTTCCAAGTCACCTCTCACGCACGCGTTGGTTGCGGACGATTTGTCGTCACTGGGCGTGGACAAGGCGACCGTTTTCCGGAATTTGAACGACATGGTCGATGCGGGACTGCTGCGTCGGACAGAAGTTGGCGATCACGTTTGGCGGTTTGAAACGATCGACCCCGATGCCGAACACGGTGGCGGACACCCTCACTTTTTGTGCATCGATTGCGGCACCGTTTCGTGCCTCGACGATGTGAAGTTGACAGCGGGGAGTCGTCGTGCCAGCGAGCAGTTTGGTGAGGTCACCGAAATTCTGTTGCGCGGCCACTGCAACGATTGTCGTGAATGA
- a CDS encoding MerC domain-containing protein, with the protein MNFPQTQSHPTRPPDAIPMIELTTLNPEPAVESTTSKTIWRDWVGIVASVGCAIHCAAMPFVIAYLPMLGLSFLADESFHQWMALACFLIAMAAFVPGFRTHKRLLPGAIAVVGLVLITGAAFGMAGDCCAACETNGDLAATDSTAVCTDACCEHCAAEAAVVPPSDLTELTVSETQMSSFVPLESFGPWITPIGGLLLVSAHLLNRRYGCLCGCCETKQPESAA; encoded by the coding sequence TTGAACTTCCCTCAAACGCAATCTCATCCGACTCGTCCACCTGACGCCATCCCCATGATCGAGCTGACCACCCTGAATCCGGAACCCGCTGTCGAATCGACCACCTCCAAAACAATCTGGCGAGATTGGGTTGGGATCGTCGCTTCCGTTGGCTGTGCTATCCACTGCGCCGCCATGCCGTTTGTCATCGCTTACTTGCCGATGCTGGGCCTGAGTTTCCTGGCGGACGAATCCTTTCACCAATGGATGGCGCTCGCCTGTTTTCTGATCGCGATGGCGGCGTTCGTCCCGGGATTCCGAACTCACAAACGCTTGCTGCCTGGGGCGATCGCGGTTGTAGGCTTGGTGCTGATCACCGGGGCCGCCTTCGGCATGGCCGGCGATTGCTGTGCCGCCTGCGAAACCAACGGCGATCTGGCCGCGACGGATTCCACCGCGGTTTGCACCGACGCATGCTGTGAACACTGTGCCGCTGAAGCGGCTGTGGTTCCGCCCTCCGACTTGACCGAGTTGACTGTCAGTGAAACGCAGATGTCATCGTTTGTTCCTTTGGAAAGCTTTGGCCCCTGGATCACGCCGATCGGTGGCCTGCTGCTGGTCTCGGCCCACCTGCTCAACCGTCGTTATGGCTGCTTGTGTGGATGCTGCGAAACCAAGCAACCAGAGAGCGCTGCCTAG
- a CDS encoding FKBP-type peptidyl-prolyl cis-trans isomerase: protein MELKFWASWCLLTALCCMGCRSTPLADSSIATEVTTADTATPAAEPVVKTAIFFHDKPELQEGTGAMDSPTPPEFSETASGLNYRVLRASGGKKPTASDTVTVNYRGWLNNGKVFDSSYERGEPTTFPLGNVIAGWTEGMQLVGEGGMIELWVPSHLGYGERGSPGSIPPHAHLHFIVELINVD, encoded by the coding sequence GTGGAACTGAAATTCTGGGCGTCGTGGTGCCTGTTGACTGCTCTGTGTTGCATGGGATGCCGCTCGACTCCTTTGGCTGATTCTTCCATTGCGACGGAGGTGACGACCGCAGACACGGCAACGCCCGCGGCGGAGCCGGTTGTGAAGACAGCAATCTTCTTCCACGACAAACCCGAACTGCAAGAAGGCACGGGAGCGATGGATTCGCCAACGCCGCCGGAGTTTTCTGAAACGGCATCCGGCTTGAACTATCGCGTGCTTCGAGCTTCCGGCGGAAAGAAACCGACGGCTTCGGACACGGTCACCGTCAACTACCGAGGTTGGTTGAACAACGGCAAGGTTTTTGACAGCTCGTATGAGCGAGGTGAGCCCACCACGTTTCCGCTTGGGAACGTGATTGCCGGTTGGACGGAAGGCATGCAGTTGGTCGGGGAAGGCGGCATGATCGAACTATGGGTGCCGTCGCATTTAGGGTATGGCGAACGTGGGTCGCCCGGCTCCATTCCGCCGCATGCTCATCTGCATTTCATCGTTGAACTGATCAACGTCGACTGA
- the infC gene encoding translation initiation factor IF-3: protein MALARRNVQPENRDSTRINSQIRISPVRVVSEEGEQLGIIPTEQALERARDAGLDLVEVAPNERPPVCRIMDYGKFKYDKNKKKNSGSSHTKTKEIRLRPKTGDEDIRTKVRQAEKFLEHKDKVQVSVLFRGREMAHIEEGRKVMEQVIEILSEVGKVETKPQQHGRRMICMIAPK from the coding sequence GTGGCATTGGCACGAAGAAACGTACAACCGGAAAATCGCGATTCAACTCGCATCAACTCCCAAATTCGCATCTCGCCGGTGCGAGTCGTCAGCGAAGAGGGAGAACAGCTCGGAATCATCCCGACTGAACAAGCTCTCGAACGCGCCCGCGACGCGGGTCTGGACTTGGTCGAGGTCGCTCCCAATGAGCGGCCACCGGTTTGCCGCATCATGGATTACGGCAAGTTCAAGTACGACAAGAACAAAAAGAAAAACAGCGGATCGTCTCACACGAAGACCAAAGAAATCCGACTGCGTCCAAAGACCGGGGACGAAGACATTCGAACCAAGGTCCGCCAAGCTGAGAAGTTCTTGGAACACAAGGACAAGGTCCAGGTCAGCGTTTTGTTCCGGGGTCGCGAAATGGCCCACATCGAAGAAGGCCGCAAGGTCATGGAACAGGTCATTGAAATCCTGAGCGAAGTGGGCAAGGTGGAAACCAAGCCTCAGCAGCACGGACGTCGCATGATCTGCATGATCGCCCCGAAGTGA